From the Clostridiales bacterium FE2011 genome, one window contains:
- the yajC gene encoding preprotein translocase subunit YajC — protein MIENIFGIASAIAEETAAVAGAEGEVQQVSSIAALATTFLPLILIFVVFWFMLIRPQRKKDKQVKEMLNNLKAGDRICTIGGIYGTITGLKDDTITLSVGKDNLSMVVARWAIRSVEEVTIENDAQELN, from the coding sequence ATGATTGAAAACATTTTCGGCATCGCTTCAGCCATTGCTGAAGAAACCGCCGCTGTTGCCGGCGCTGAAGGAGAAGTCCAGCAGGTCAGTTCCATTGCTGCTCTGGCAACCACGTTCCTCCCCCTTATTCTTATTTTTGTTGTCTTCTGGTTCATGCTGATTCGTCCGCAGCGCAAAAAAGACAAACAGGTCAAGGAAATGCTGAACAACCTGAAAGCCGGTGACCGCATCTGTACAATCGGCGGTATTTATGGCACCATTACCGGCCTGAAAGACGATACCATTACCCTTTCTGTCGGAAAGGACAATCTTTCCATGGTTGTTGCACGCTGGGCAATCCGCAGTGTTGAGGAAGTCACTATTGAGAATGATGCTCAGGAACTGAACTGA
- a CDS encoding DUF1667 domain-containing protein produces the protein MEQIITCINCPVGCRMTVSLSDTGEFLSVTGNTCPRGAVYARQECTLPKRIITAVVPVKGSRMPLSVKTSVPVPKELIQDVMRELGRIQIHTPIQAGQVIIPHILKTDADIVATRTLP, from the coding sequence ATGGAACAGATCATTACATGCATAAATTGTCCCGTTGGATGCCGTATGACAGTTTCGCTTTCAGATACAGGCGAATTCCTTTCTGTTACGGGCAATACCTGCCCCCGCGGTGCTGTATACGCCCGGCAGGAGTGCACACTTCCCAAGCGTATCATCACAGCTGTTGTACCGGTTAAAGGAAGCCGGATGCCCCTTTCCGTCAAAACATCGGTTCCGGTTCCAAAGGAATTGATTCAGGATGTGATGCGGGAACTTGGCCGCATTCAGATCCACACCCCGATTCAGGCAGGCCAGGTCATCATTCCTCATATACTGAAAACTGATGCCGATATCGTGGCAACCCGTACCCTGCCATAA
- a CDS encoding alpha/beta hydrolase, producing the protein MKENIKNTEIHYRLEGNGESRVVLLHGWGCDMKLMAPVADALVQTHRVLLVDFPGHGESGRPPEPWGVPEYAACLKELLEKIEFFPCSVIAHSFGCRVTAWLAAKEPELFDRIVFTGAAGIRPKQTETARKRSEEYKKLKRHCERLRHIPFLRPAADRFEKKLREKYGSRDYNALDDEMKKTFVKVINLDLTDLYEKFRASTLLIWGDSDTETPLWMGKEMEKRIPDAGLVVFEGGTHFAYLEQLQRFNTIVGQFLKGA; encoded by the coding sequence ATGAAAGAGAACATTAAAAACACGGAAATCCATTACAGACTGGAAGGAAACGGTGAAAGCAGGGTCGTTCTTCTCCATGGATGGGGCTGTGATATGAAATTGATGGCTCCTGTGGCGGACGCGCTTGTGCAGACACACCGGGTTCTTCTCGTGGATTTCCCGGGACACGGTGAAAGCGGACGGCCACCGGAACCATGGGGCGTACCGGAATATGCGGCATGTCTGAAGGAACTTTTGGAAAAGATTGAATTTTTTCCTTGCTCAGTGATCGCTCACAGCTTTGGATGTCGTGTGACAGCATGGCTGGCTGCGAAAGAGCCGGAGCTTTTTGATCGAATCGTTTTTACAGGCGCTGCGGGCATAAGGCCTAAACAGACAGAAACCGCCCGGAAACGCAGCGAGGAATATAAAAAACTGAAGAGACATTGTGAAAGGCTCAGGCATATCCCTTTCCTCAGGCCGGCTGCTGACAGATTTGAAAAAAAGCTCAGGGAAAAATACGGAAGCCGTGATTACAATGCACTGGATGATGAAATGAAAAAAACGTTCGTGAAGGTTATTAACCTTGATCTTACAGACCTTTACGAAAAATTTCGTGCAAGCACACTCCTGATCTGGGGTGATTCCGATACGGAGACACCGCTCTGGATGGGAAAAGAAATGGAAAAACGCATTCCGGATGCCGGCCTTGTTGTTTTTGAAGGCGGTACACATTTTGCTTATCTGGAACAGCTGCAGCGATTCAATACAATCGTCGGCCAGTTCCTGAAGGGAGCTTAA
- a CDS encoding GNAT family N-acetyltransferase, giving the protein MLFRRNRVEYSDGEIDLIPIHIGVLNRELALGHEQIWRITIHDQKQEIGQISYRDGEGRNVYYFGHIGYHIDPPYRGKHYAYRACSLLAREIRLSGKSSVVITCDPDNEASRKTCIRLGCFFERIADVPEDIYSRFEISHTKCRYIWHIESTDER; this is encoded by the coding sequence ATGCTATTTCGGCGAAACAGGGTTGAGTATTCAGACGGAGAGATTGATCTGATTCCAATCCATATCGGCGTACTGAACCGGGAGCTTGCTCTTGGCCATGAACAGATCTGGAGGATCACAATTCACGATCAGAAACAGGAAATCGGACAGATCAGTTATCGTGACGGAGAAGGCCGGAATGTCTATTACTTCGGACATATCGGATATCACATTGATCCGCCGTACCGCGGAAAACACTATGCCTACAGGGCGTGCAGTCTTCTTGCAAGGGAAATAAGGCTGTCAGGGAAGAGCTCTGTTGTCATTACCTGTGATCCTGATAATGAGGCGAGCCGGAAAACCTGTATAAGACTGGGATGTTTCTTTGAAAGAATAGCGGATGTCCCGGAGGATATTTACAGCAGATTTGAGATCAGCCATACTAAATGCCGGTATATCTGGCATATTGAATCAACGGATGAAAGATGA
- a CDS encoding NAD(P)/FAD-dependent oxidoreductase — translation MKTKSDILIIGAGITGCCVARELAAYNASVIVLEKESDIAEGATKANSGIVHAGYDAAPGSLKAYYNVRGASIYPGLCSSLGLPYKQCGALVIALNEQDRETIVQLRLRGEKNGVPGLRILEHDELLSMEPALNPQVKCALYVPTSAIISPYETAFAIADHAALNGVSFRFNENVVSVHLQPDGLFRVVTCSDEYFCRALVNCAGSYGAFLHNQLSGAKLEMIHRRGQYYLLDRTDNLPFRHTIFQCPSSMGKGVLVSPTVHGNTLLGPTAEDIEDPMDTATTSEGLAEVLRKAALTWPTISVRSNITNFSGVRAHLATDDFIVGSCDSCPGYYEAIGIESPGLSSAPAIAQDLAGMIADQLKLSAKAEMIPCCILPVPFRDMDTEEREKAVAADPACGNIICRCETVTEAEIRAAIRRPVGARTIDGVKRRTRAGMGRCQGGFCMPRVADIIAEETGIPLQDVKKGNGDSFILAGSVESFLKGDTTHDRSEY, via the coding sequence ATGAAAACAAAGTCAGATATACTGATTATTGGTGCCGGTATCACAGGATGCTGTGTTGCCAGGGAACTTGCAGCCTATAATGCTTCCGTCATTGTTCTGGAAAAGGAAAGTGACATTGCTGAAGGTGCGACCAAAGCTAACAGCGGTATTGTTCATGCCGGTTATGATGCTGCACCCGGCAGCCTGAAGGCATATTACAACGTCCGCGGCGCGTCCATATATCCCGGTTTATGTTCTTCGCTTGGTCTGCCTTACAAACAGTGTGGTGCCCTGGTTATCGCCCTGAATGAACAGGATCGGGAAACCATCGTGCAGCTCAGGCTTCGCGGGGAAAAAAACGGCGTTCCCGGGCTCAGAATTCTGGAGCACGACGAACTCCTTTCCATGGAGCCGGCGCTCAATCCTCAGGTCAAATGTGCGCTTTATGTTCCGACAAGTGCGATCATCAGCCCTTATGAAACTGCCTTTGCAATTGCAGATCATGCTGCTTTGAACGGTGTTTCCTTTCGCTTCAATGAAAATGTTGTTTCAGTTCATCTTCAGCCTGACGGATTATTCCGTGTCGTTACCTGCTCTGATGAATATTTTTGCCGTGCCCTCGTCAATTGCGCCGGTTCTTACGGGGCATTTCTTCACAATCAGCTCTCAGGCGCAAAGCTGGAAATGATTCACCGCCGCGGACAGTATTATCTTCTGGACCGTACGGACAACCTGCCTTTCAGGCACACAATCTTCCAATGTCCGTCATCCATGGGAAAAGGAGTGCTGGTCAGTCCTACCGTTCATGGCAACACCCTTCTGGGGCCGACAGCTGAAGATATTGAAGATCCGATGGACACAGCCACCACTTCAGAGGGGCTGGCTGAAGTTCTCCGGAAAGCAGCCCTTACCTGGCCGACAATATCTGTACGATCCAATATAACCAATTTCAGCGGTGTGCGTGCCCATCTTGCAACTGATGATTTTATCGTTGGTTCCTGTGACTCCTGTCCCGGATACTATGAAGCCATCGGGATTGAAAGTCCCGGGCTTTCTTCCGCACCCGCCATTGCGCAGGATCTGGCCGGGATGATTGCTGATCAGCTAAAGCTTTCAGCCAAGGCTGAAATGATTCCCTGCTGCATTCTGCCCGTACCCTTCCGTGATATGGATACAGAAGAAAGAGAAAAAGCTGTAGCCGCTGATCCTGCCTGCGGCAATATCATCTGCCGCTGTGAAACTGTCACGGAAGCAGAGATACGTGCTGCCATCCGCCGCCCTGTCGGTGCCCGCACAATAGACGGAGTCAAGCGTCGCACACGCGCAGGCATGGGAAGATGCCAGGGCGGTTTCTGTATGCCGCGCGTCGCTGATATCATCGCTGAAGAAACGGGAATACCTTTACAGGACGTAAAAAAAGGAAACGGAGACAGTTTCATTCTGGCAGGTTCTGTTGAATCCTTCCTGAAAGGAGATACAACACATGACAGATCGGAATATTGA
- a CDS encoding FAD-dependent oxidoreductase — protein sequence MTDRNIDILVIGAGPAGLAAAIAAREAGISSLLVIDREKEPGGILRQCIHNGFGLHRFKEELTGPEYAQKDIDRAAELGIPIECSTMVLSVSRDRLVTCVSPVYGMQRILAKAVVLAMGCRERPRGALCTPGTRCAGIYSAGTAQRFVNLEGFMPGKRVVILGSGDIGLIMARRMTLQGAKVLACVEIMPYSSGLNRNIVQCLQDYNIPLFLSHTVTDIQGLHRLEGVTVSEVDQNRKPVPGTEKHFSCDTLLLSCGLIPENELSLGAGVTLSAATSGAVVDETFETNVPGIFACGNVLHVHDLVDHVSAESYKAGLSAASFVMNRHSGDSYFTVVDGDGVRGTVPQKIHRNVDSPVDLMFRPAGVYRNCSAVVECGNVEICRKKALIYTPGEMALITLKPESLRGLGEDVLTVRMERS from the coding sequence ATGACAGATCGGAATATTGATATACTGGTAATCGGTGCAGGTCCTGCCGGACTGGCTGCTGCCATAGCAGCCAGAGAAGCCGGTATCAGCTCCCTTCTTGTCATTGATCGTGAAAAGGAGCCGGGCGGCATACTCCGCCAGTGTATCCACAACGGTTTCGGACTTCATCGTTTTAAAGAAGAACTGACCGGGCCGGAATATGCACAAAAAGATATTGACAGAGCTGCCGAACTGGGGATTCCGATCGAATGTTCCACAATGGTATTGTCTGTCTCACGAGACCGTCTTGTCACATGCGTATCTCCTGTTTACGGGATGCAGCGCATTCTTGCAAAAGCTGTGGTTCTCGCCATGGGCTGCCGTGAACGTCCGCGCGGCGCTCTCTGCACCCCTGGAACACGCTGTGCCGGTATTTATTCTGCCGGTACAGCACAGCGTTTTGTGAATCTTGAAGGCTTTATGCCCGGAAAAAGAGTCGTTATCCTCGGCTCCGGCGATATCGGGCTGATCATGGCCAGACGCATGACGCTGCAGGGAGCAAAAGTACTTGCCTGTGTAGAGATTATGCCTTACTCCTCCGGATTAAACCGGAATATTGTGCAATGCCTTCAGGATTACAATATCCCGCTGTTTCTCAGTCATACGGTAACAGATATACAGGGGCTTCACCGTCTTGAGGGAGTCACAGTCTCTGAAGTGGATCAGAACAGAAAACCTGTCCCAGGAACGGAAAAACACTTCAGCTGCGATACGCTCCTGCTTTCCTGCGGTCTCATTCCTGAAAACGAGCTGAGTCTCGGCGCTGGTGTAACGCTTTCAGCCGCCACATCCGGAGCAGTCGTGGATGAAACATTTGAAACAAATGTACCGGGAATTTTTGCATGCGGAAATGTACTGCACGTCCATGATCTTGTGGATCATGTTTCAGCTGAAAGCTATAAAGCCGGATTATCTGCAGCATCATTTGTAATGAACAGGCATTCCGGAGACTCATATTTTACCGTCGTGGACGGTGACGGTGTCCGCGGAACCGTTCCGCAGAAAATACACCGGAACGTGGATTCTCCCGTTGATCTTATGTTCCGCCCTGCAGGCGTATACCGAAACTGCTCTGCTGTAGTGGAATGCGGAAATGTTGAAATCTGCAGGAAGAAGGCTCTGATTTATACCCCCGGGGAAATGGCACTTATCACACTGAAGCCTGAAAGTCTTCGCGGCCTGGGAGAAGATGTTCTCACCGTGCGTATGGAAAGGAGCTGA
- a CDS encoding 1-phosphofructokinase family hexose kinase — MITSICLNPCFDKTVNVESLQTGQVNRIRDARVDLGGKGINVAVVAGRLGLDVQCIGIMGENGASDLTAMMDREGLRHHFLTVPGHVRTNMKVYSLDGQGVTELNEPGTPLTAEMIGKFTELAEQATAESDMIVLTGSLPPGCPEGTYRDLMTALKGKKCILDTEGKELELAAKGAHPFLIKPNLREMEATLGIELRTMRAIRDAALLFIKLGVQHSVVSMGAIGAMYISADKTLFAPALRVETKSTVGAGDAMIGGMLLGYEIEKDMAKAFRYGIAAGAASVMTEGTQLIVRSDFETLLDQVKVQEV, encoded by the coding sequence ATGATAACATCGATTTGTCTGAATCCCTGTTTTGACAAAACAGTCAATGTTGAGAGCCTTCAGACAGGCCAGGTGAACAGAATACGGGACGCCCGTGTTGATCTGGGCGGCAAGGGGATCAACGTTGCCGTCGTCGCCGGCAGACTTGGACTGGATGTACAGTGTATCGGGATTATGGGGGAAAACGGTGCGTCTGACCTGACTGCCATGATGGACAGGGAAGGACTCAGACATCATTTTCTGACTGTGCCGGGACATGTCAGGACCAACATGAAGGTATACAGTCTTGACGGCCAGGGAGTAACCGAACTGAATGAACCCGGCACCCCTCTGACAGCTGAAATGATCGGAAAATTTACGGAACTGGCGGAACAGGCTACCGCTGAAAGCGATATGATCGTATTGACAGGCAGCCTTCCTCCGGGCTGCCCCGAAGGAACATACAGGGATCTGATGACGGCCCTGAAGGGTAAAAAATGTATTCTTGATACTGAAGGAAAAGAACTGGAACTCGCTGCAAAAGGAGCCCATCCTTTTCTGATCAAGCCTAATCTGCGCGAAATGGAAGCAACGCTTGGGATTGAACTGAGAACCATGAGGGCAATTCGTGACGCGGCACTTCTGTTTATAAAGCTTGGGGTACAGCATTCAGTGGTATCAATGGGTGCTATCGGCGCTATGTACATCTCCGCAGACAAAACACTTTTTGCTCCGGCTCTCCGTGTTGAAACAAAATCCACTGTCGGTGCCGGGGATGCAATGATCGGCGGTATGCTTCTAGGATATGAGATAGAGAAGGATATGGCCAAGGCGTTCAGATACGGTATAGCCGCCGGAGCAGCCAGCGTCATGACAGAGGGGACACAGTTAATTGTCAGATCTGATTTTGAAACGCTGCTTGATCAGGTCAAGGTACAGGAAGTGTAA
- a CDS encoding UDP-N-acetylmuramoyl-tripeptide--D-alanyl-D-alanine ligase: MMILLAVSSQLISLKLTDVSRQWYLYLAEIIILVTGGYFIGKAFSERKAKKAFVITPRVKRLYATSFIVLSLLLILLMIWVRNKEARVAGALILIFPALLPGLIALCGLLAWPLEKIISELYFRDAQRILKERGDLLRIGITGSWGKTSVKFILGTILGEKYQTLVTPASYNTPMGVTKVIRSRLEPGHRIFIAEMGARHVGDIKEMCRLVHPQIGILTSVGPQHLDTFRTLDRIKKTKYELIDALPADGKAFFADDDGICRELYDQTEKQKYISGFDSSRDDVWAEEITYSPEGSSFLLCTTDGSIPCSTQLLGELNIRNILLCASVALNLGLTMEQISRGIRKINPIEHRLQLIRHPGGLNVIDDAFNSNIRGARQAFDVLKQFPKQRIVVTPGMVELGERETEMNREFGQALADCCDMVILVGKKRSEAIKRGLQEKGFPEKDIRIVSSLTEATAILKEISGAGDTVLFENDLPDNYTE; encoded by the coding sequence ATGATGATACTCCTGGCTGTTTCATCACAGCTGATTTCGCTGAAGCTGACGGATGTCAGCAGACAGTGGTACCTGTACCTGGCTGAAATTATTATCCTGGTAACAGGAGGTTACTTTATCGGGAAGGCCTTTTCGGAAAGAAAAGCCAAGAAAGCATTTGTGATTACGCCCCGTGTGAAACGGCTTTATGCAACGTCTTTCATCGTCCTTTCGCTGCTGTTGATTCTGCTGATGATTTGGGTGAGAAACAAGGAAGCGAGAGTTGCAGGCGCGCTTATTCTTATATTCCCTGCACTTCTGCCGGGGCTGATCGCATTATGCGGTTTGCTTGCATGGCCGCTGGAAAAGATTATCAGTGAACTTTACTTCAGGGATGCCCAGAGAATCCTGAAAGAACGCGGTGATCTGCTCAGAATCGGAATTACAGGGAGCTGGGGGAAAACAAGCGTCAAATTCATCCTGGGAACAATTCTTGGTGAAAAGTATCAGACACTGGTGACACCTGCCAGTTACAACACTCCGATGGGAGTGACAAAAGTGATCCGTTCAAGACTGGAGCCGGGACATCGTATTTTTATTGCGGAGATGGGAGCCCGGCATGTGGGCGATATTAAGGAAATGTGCCGGCTGGTACATCCTCAGATCGGTATCCTGACTTCTGTAGGTCCGCAGCATCTGGATACATTCAGGACGCTGGATAGAATTAAAAAGACAAAGTACGAGCTGATTGATGCTCTGCCGGCAGACGGAAAAGCTTTTTTTGCTGATGACGACGGAATATGCAGGGAGCTGTATGATCAGACAGAAAAACAGAAATATATATCCGGTTTTGACAGCAGCAGAGATGATGTCTGGGCTGAAGAAATAACCTATTCACCTGAAGGCAGCAGTTTTCTTTTGTGTACAACGGACGGAAGCATTCCATGCAGTACACAGCTGCTGGGTGAACTGAATATCCGGAATATCCTTCTGTGTGCATCTGTCGCATTGAATCTGGGGCTGACAATGGAACAGATATCCCGCGGGATTCGGAAAATCAATCCCATTGAACACCGGCTTCAGCTGATCAGGCATCCCGGCGGACTGAACGTCATAGATGATGCTTTCAACAGCAATATACGCGGCGCCCGACAAGCTTTTGATGTCCTGAAGCAGTTCCCGAAACAGAGGATTGTTGTCACTCCCGGGATGGTTGAACTTGGAGAACGTGAGACTGAAATGAACCGGGAATTCGGACAGGCTTTGGCCGATTGCTGTGATATGGTAATCCTTGTCGGAAAAAAACGCAGTGAAGCTATCAAAAGAGGCCTTCAGGAAAAAGGTTTTCCGGAAAAAGATATCAGAATTGTTTCCAGCCTGACGGAAGCAACTGCAATACTGAAAGAAATATCCGGAGCCGGGGATACGGTTCTGTTTGAGAATGATCTCCCCGATAATTACACAGAATGA